A region of Pseudorasbora parva isolate DD20220531a chromosome 14, ASM2467924v1, whole genome shotgun sequence DNA encodes the following proteins:
- the LOC137040193 gene encoding protein shisa-5-like translates to MSGYVRDGSFTFISEKDNRKLSVRTLQHAVDIRGTSDNNIVGIVAGIVITVVFCIVFVIVIVSCCCCPCCCIYKMRQRPSPVVGTQVYTVMNAQSIQQPPVMQPVQYPAYQPVPTQPGYGGQPMQTGQTYAPGTAPPPPYQVAASPGYPSDQGPYGVSQAPYPMMPPAQPGIAHLPPETKKLTYNPTNMQPPNTGH, encoded by the exons ATGTCCGGGTACGTGAGAGATGGCAGCTTTACTTTCATCAGTGAAAAAGACAATCGCAAACTTTCGGTGAGGACGCTCCAGCACGCAGTGGACATTAGAGG AACAAGCGATAATAACATCGTCGGCATTGTTGCAGGAATAGTAATAACTGTGGTCTTCTGCATTGTGTTCGTCATCGTCATCGtcagctgctgctgctgccccTGCTGCTGTATCTATAAAATGCGCCAAAGGCCCAGCC CTGTGGTAGGAACACAGGTATATACAGTCATGAATGCACAAAGCATTCAGCAGCCGCCTGTCATGCAGCCAGTTCAGTATCCAGCATACCAGCCTGTGCCGACTCAACCGGGCTACGGCGGTCAGCCTATGCAGACGGGACAGACATACGCACCAGGAACCGCACCCCCACCCCCATATCAGGTGGCCG CGAGCCCTGGATATCCCAGCGATCAGGGTCCATATGGTGTAAGTCAGGCCCCGTACCCCATGATGCCGCCTGCCCAGCCCGGTATCGCTCATCTGCCTCCAGAGACCAAGAAGCTGACCTATAACCCCACAAACATGCAGCCACCGAACACCGGCCACTAA
- the LOC137040189 gene encoding protein shisa-5-like, with amino-acid sequence MASSVVFLLLLSAGLFTVTVGLRDVCKSYYTSSNVYMPSITCHLWDYCCGTCTNRYCCSSYLKKLTEDDQELCNIVYPFNQQTSPSPGLPKPPRPDYEGLNAAIAAGTVVNVVICIVFVIVIVSCCCCPCCCIYKMRQRPRPVGTLLTTVMNAQSIQQPPVMQPVQYPAYQPVPTQPGYGGQPMQTGQTYAPGTAPPPPYQVAVSPGYPSGQAAYGVSQAPYPMMPPAQPGIAHLPPETKKPTYNPANMQPPNTGY; translated from the exons ATGGCCTCCTCCGTCGTCTTTCTTCTGCTCCTGTCTGCGGGTTTATTCACGGTCACAGTCG GTTTACGTGATGTCTGTAAAAGCTACTACACCAGCAGTAACGTGTACATGCCCTCGATCACTTGTCATTTATGGGATTACTGCTGCGGGACCTGCACTAACAGATACTGCTGCTCCAGTTACCTTAAGAAATTAACCGAGGATGACCAAGAATTGTGCAATAT CGTTTATCCCTTCAATCAACAAACCAGTCCCAGCCCTGGATTGCCAAAACCACCCAGACCGGACTATGAAGG ACTCAATGCTGCCATTGCTGCAGGAACAGTGGTAAATGTGGTCATCTGCATTGTGTTCGTCATCGTCATCGtcagctgctgctgctgccccTGCTGCTGTATCTATAAAATGCGCCAAAGGCCCAGAC CTGTAGGAACACTTTTGACTACAGTCATGAATGCACAAAGCATTCAGCAGCCGCCTGTCATGCAGCCAGTTCAGTATCCAGCATACCAGCCTGTGCCGACTCAACCGGGCTACGGCGGTCAGCCTATGCAGACGGGACAGACATACGCACCAGGAACCGCACCCCCACCCCCATATCAGGTGGCCG tgaGCCCTGGATATCCCAGCGGTCAGGCTGCATATGGTGTAAGTCAGGCCCCGTACCCCATGATGCCGCCTGCCCAGCCCGGTATCGCTCATCTGCCTCCAGAGACCAAGAAGCCGACCTATAACCCCGCAAACATGCAGCCACCGAACACCGGCTACTAA